In one Bradyrhizobium cosmicum genomic region, the following are encoded:
- a CDS encoding crotonase/enoyl-CoA hydratase family protein — protein MAYETIKYEVAEQILTITLNRPDKLNAFNAQMQAELIDAFDAADKDDNVRAIIVTGAGRGFCAGADLSSGADTFDRDARRGPVKRFADGKVDYSDPQVRDGGGQVTLRIFKCLKPVIAAVNGPAVGIGVTMQLAMDIRIASDAARFGFVFSQRGIVPEAASSWFLPRIVGISQALEWCYSGRVFPAQEALAGRLVSKVVAPDDLLPTARALAKEFAAKTAPVSVALIRQMMWRMMGADDPMEAHKVDSRGIYARGRSDDVKEGVVSFLEKRPAQFKNKVSSDMPDYFPWWTEREYK, from the coding sequence ATGGCGTATGAGACGATCAAATACGAGGTCGCCGAGCAGATCCTCACCATCACTCTGAACCGGCCCGACAAACTCAACGCCTTCAACGCACAGATGCAGGCCGAGCTGATCGACGCGTTTGACGCCGCCGACAAGGACGACAACGTCCGCGCCATCATCGTCACCGGCGCCGGCCGCGGTTTCTGCGCGGGCGCTGATCTTTCGTCGGGCGCCGACACCTTCGATCGCGACGCGCGGCGCGGCCCGGTGAAGCGCTTCGCCGACGGCAAGGTCGACTACAGCGATCCGCAGGTACGCGACGGCGGCGGACAAGTGACCTTGCGCATCTTCAAATGCCTGAAGCCTGTCATCGCCGCGGTCAACGGCCCCGCCGTCGGCATCGGCGTCACCATGCAGCTTGCCATGGACATCCGCATCGCGTCCGACGCCGCGCGCTTCGGCTTCGTGTTCTCCCAGCGCGGCATCGTGCCGGAGGCGGCCTCGAGCTGGTTCCTGCCGCGCATCGTCGGCATCTCGCAGGCGCTGGAATGGTGTTATTCCGGCCGCGTGTTCCCGGCACAGGAAGCGCTCGCGGGGCGCCTCGTCAGCAAGGTCGTCGCCCCGGACGATCTGCTGCCGACCGCCCGCGCGCTCGCCAAGGAGTTCGCAGCCAAGACCGCGCCGGTCTCGGTGGCGCTGATCCGCCAGATGATGTGGCGCATGATGGGTGCCGACGATCCGATGGAAGCCCACAAGGTCGACAGCCGCGGCATCTATGCCCGCGGCCGCTCGGACGATGTGAAGGAAGGCGTGGTGTCGTTCCTGGAGAAGCGGCCGGCGCAGTTCAAGAACAAGGTGTCCAGCGACATGCCGGACTATTTTCCGTGGTGGACGGAGCGGGAGTATAAGTAG
- a CDS encoding amidase has protein sequence MQKKRVEEAVTSLHDLSAVDLIAGYRAKQFSPSEVLEDVLAHVAAWEPHLKALYAFDPDRAREAAKASTARWSGGEPSGALDGVPVTVKDNIATKGVPVPLGAASVKLVPAEKDAPPAARLREAGSIIFAKTTMPDYGMLSSGLSSFHALARNPWDLSKNPGGSSAGAGAAAAAGYGPLHLGTDIGGSVRLPAGWCGLVGLKPSFGRVPIDPTYVGRVAGPMTRTVDDCALMMSVIAKPDRRDGMSLPAEPLNWKGLEKSPRKLRIGLMLDPGCGLALEKPVRDVAVKAAKAFESAGSVITEVDGILTREMLDGLDNFWRARMWDDLSKLTPAEQAKVLPYIFKWGESGAKLSGVDVIRGFNQTMAIRAAAAKLFCELDYLVSPTAPNVNYPADWASPTNDPMKPFEHIAYTVSWNMSENPAISINGGFDAKGFPIGVQIVGRRFDDIGVLGMAKAFESLRGPQKPWPSPPAM, from the coding sequence ATGCAGAAAAAGCGCGTCGAAGAGGCGGTCACTTCGCTGCACGATCTGTCCGCGGTCGATCTGATCGCGGGCTATCGGGCCAAGCAGTTCTCGCCGAGCGAGGTGCTGGAGGACGTGCTCGCGCACGTCGCCGCGTGGGAACCGCATCTGAAGGCGCTCTATGCGTTCGATCCCGACCGCGCGCGTGAGGCCGCAAAGGCCTCGACCGCGCGCTGGTCCGGGGGCGAGCCCTCGGGCGCGCTCGACGGCGTGCCTGTGACTGTGAAGGACAACATCGCGACCAAGGGCGTGCCGGTGCCGTTGGGCGCCGCGAGCGTCAAGCTGGTGCCGGCCGAGAAGGATGCCCCGCCCGCCGCGCGCCTGCGCGAGGCAGGCTCCATCATCTTCGCCAAGACCACCATGCCCGATTACGGCATGCTGTCCTCGGGGCTCTCCAGCTTCCATGCGCTGGCGCGCAATCCCTGGGACCTCTCCAAGAATCCCGGCGGCTCCAGCGCGGGTGCCGGCGCTGCCGCGGCGGCCGGCTACGGTCCGCTGCATCTCGGCACCGATATCGGCGGCTCGGTCCGCCTGCCCGCGGGCTGGTGCGGCCTCGTCGGCCTGAAGCCGAGCTTTGGCCGCGTGCCGATCGACCCCACCTATGTCGGCCGCGTCGCCGGTCCCATGACCCGCACCGTCGACGATTGTGCGCTGATGATGAGCGTGATCGCAAAGCCCGACCGGCGCGACGGCATGAGCCTGCCGGCCGAGCCGCTCAACTGGAAGGGGCTGGAGAAGTCACCGCGCAAGCTGCGCATCGGCCTGATGCTCGATCCCGGCTGCGGCCTGGCGCTGGAGAAGCCGGTGCGAGACGTCGCGGTGAAGGCCGCAAAGGCGTTCGAATCCGCAGGCAGCGTCATCACCGAAGTCGACGGCATCCTCACGCGCGAGATGCTCGACGGCCTCGACAATTTCTGGCGCGCGCGGATGTGGGACGATCTGTCGAAGCTGACGCCGGCCGAACAGGCAAAGGTGCTACCCTACATTTTCAAATGGGGTGAGTCCGGCGCGAAGCTGTCGGGCGTCGACGTGATCCGCGGCTTCAACCAGACCATGGCGATCCGCGCAGCCGCCGCGAAACTGTTCTGCGAGCTCGATTACCTGGTCTCGCCGACCGCGCCGAACGTGAACTACCCCGCGGACTGGGCCTCGCCCACTAACGATCCGATGAAGCCGTTCGAGCACATCGCCTATACCGTGTCATGGAATATGTCGGAAAATCCCGCCATCTCCATCAATGGCGGCTTCGATGCCAAGGGTTTTCCCATCGGCGTGCAGATCGTCGGCCGCCGCTTCGACGATATCGGCGTGCTCGGCATGGCCAAGGCGTTTGAGAGCCTGCGCGGCCCGCAGAAGCCCTGGCCGAGCCCGCCGGCGATGTAA
- a CDS encoding M20 aminoacylase family protein has product MPTLERIDGYADELTAIRRDLHAHPEIGFEEVRTSGIVADKLTSWGIEVHRGLGGTGVIGVIKGKGTGSKRIGLRADMDALPMEENTNLKWSSKIPGRFHGCGHDGHTTMLLGTARYLAETRNFDGTVHLIFQPAEEGLGGARAMIKDGLFEKFPCDELYGLHNAPDLNHGEIAILPGPAMASADFFDLRITGYGAHGAMPERSKDAVIIATTLAQAIQTIVSRNVEPLQAAVISITQIHAGSAYNVIPGDAHLCGTIRTFSKEVRTLIAERIRTISAGIASAYQCVIDVDIRDTFDVLVNQVEQSKVVEEVARTIVDPANVITRTQPKMGSEDFADMLQTIPGAYFWVGHDGSVPVHNPGFVLDDKILPIGASMFARIIETRMPVG; this is encoded by the coding sequence ATGCCCACACTCGAGCGTATCGACGGCTATGCCGACGAACTCACTGCTATCAGGCGCGACCTTCATGCGCATCCCGAGATCGGCTTCGAGGAAGTACGCACCTCCGGCATCGTCGCCGACAAGCTGACGAGCTGGGGCATCGAAGTGCATCGCGGTCTCGGCGGCACCGGCGTGATCGGCGTCATCAAGGGCAAGGGCACTGGGAGCAAGCGCATCGGCCTGCGTGCCGACATGGACGCGCTGCCGATGGAAGAGAACACCAATCTGAAATGGAGTTCGAAGATCCCCGGCCGCTTCCACGGCTGCGGCCATGACGGCCACACCACCATGCTGCTCGGCACCGCGCGCTACCTCGCCGAGACCAGGAACTTCGACGGCACCGTGCACCTGATCTTCCAGCCGGCCGAGGAAGGCCTTGGCGGCGCCCGCGCGATGATCAAGGACGGGCTGTTCGAGAAGTTTCCGTGCGACGAGCTCTACGGCCTGCACAACGCGCCCGACCTCAACCACGGCGAGATCGCGATCCTGCCCGGCCCCGCGATGGCCAGCGCCGACTTCTTCGACCTCCGCATCACCGGCTACGGCGCGCATGGCGCGATGCCGGAACGCTCCAAGGACGCGGTGATCATCGCGACCACGCTGGCACAGGCGATCCAGACCATCGTCAGCCGCAACGTCGAGCCGCTGCAGGCCGCCGTCATCTCGATCACGCAGATTCACGCCGGATCCGCCTACAACGTCATCCCTGGCGACGCGCATCTTTGCGGCACCATCCGCACTTTCTCGAAAGAAGTCCGCACCCTGATCGCCGAGCGCATTCGCACGATCAGCGCCGGCATTGCCAGCGCCTATCAGTGCGTGATCGACGTCGACATCCGCGACACCTTCGACGTGCTGGTCAACCAGGTCGAGCAGTCCAAGGTGGTCGAGGAAGTCGCGCGCACGATCGTCGACCCCGCCAACGTGATCACCCGCACCCAGCCGAAGATGGGCAGCGAGGATTTCGCCGACATGCTGCAGACCATTCCCGGCGCCTATTTCTGGGTCGGCCATGACGGCTCGGTGCCGGTGCACAATCCGGGCTTCGTGCTCGACGACAAGATCCTGCCGATCGGCGCCAGCATGTTCGCCCGCATCATCGAAACGCGCATGCCGGTGGGCTAG
- a CDS encoding M81 family metallopeptidase, translated as MTRIAVGGFLHETNTFAPTKATFADFQHGGGWPAMTEGPDVLKVMRRINVGLAGFVDSAEASGWELVPTIACGASPSAHVTEDAFERIVKVMVDGIAAAGPLDAVYLDLHGAMVTEHLDDGEGEILARVRRVIGKDVPLVASLDLHANVTPEMMEHADALIAYRTYPHVDMAETGRASAKHLALLLNTKQRFAKSFRQLPFLIAISWQCTNDFPTKGIYEQLAALEGDAVPTLSFAPGFPAADFRDCGPSVFAYGKTQEDADRAADAVVKLIESHEDDFDGKIWSPDDGVRHAMELSKNASKPIIIADTQDNPGAGGDSDTTGMLRALVRNKASAATGAIYDPESAQAAHAAGVGATVTLSLGGKSGIPGDEPYRETFVVEKLSDGRFIAAGPYYGGREMEMGPSACLRIGDVRVVVSSHKAQLADQAMYRYVGIEPTEEKILVNKSSVHFRADFEPIAEKLMICAAPGAMPADTASLPWTRLRPGIRIKPNGPVFNPPSR; from the coding sequence ATGACACGTATCGCCGTCGGCGGCTTCCTGCACGAGACCAACACCTTCGCTCCGACGAAGGCGACATTCGCGGACTTCCAGCACGGCGGCGGCTGGCCGGCGATGACTGAAGGGCCCGACGTGCTGAAGGTGATGCGGCGCATCAATGTCGGCCTCGCCGGCTTCGTCGACAGCGCCGAAGCCAGCGGCTGGGAACTGGTTCCGACCATCGCCTGTGGGGCGAGCCCGTCCGCGCATGTCACCGAGGATGCGTTCGAGCGCATCGTCAAGGTGATGGTCGACGGCATCGCGGCCGCCGGCCCGCTGGATGCGGTCTATCTCGACCTGCACGGCGCCATGGTGACGGAGCACCTCGACGACGGCGAAGGCGAGATCCTGGCGCGCGTGCGCCGCGTCATCGGCAAGGATGTTCCGCTGGTCGCCAGCCTCGACCTGCACGCCAACGTCACGCCAGAGATGATGGAACATGCGGACGCGCTGATCGCCTACCGCACCTATCCCCATGTCGACATGGCCGAGACCGGCCGCGCCTCGGCGAAGCACCTCGCGCTGCTCCTGAACACGAAACAGCGTTTCGCAAAGTCGTTCCGCCAATTGCCATTCCTGATCGCGATCAGCTGGCAATGCACCAACGATTTTCCCACCAAGGGCATCTACGAACAGCTGGCCGCGCTCGAGGGCGATGCGGTTCCGACGCTCTCGTTCGCGCCGGGCTTCCCCGCCGCCGATTTCCGCGACTGCGGCCCGAGCGTGTTCGCCTATGGCAAGACGCAGGAAGATGCCGACCGCGCGGCCGATGCCGTCGTGAAGCTGATCGAGAGCCACGAGGACGATTTCGACGGCAAGATCTGGTCGCCGGATGACGGCGTGCGTCATGCCATGGAACTCTCGAAGAACGCCAGCAAGCCGATCATCATCGCCGATACCCAGGACAATCCCGGCGCCGGCGGCGATTCCGACACCACCGGCATGCTGCGCGCGCTGGTCCGCAACAAGGCCAGCGCCGCGACCGGCGCGATCTACGATCCGGAATCGGCCCAAGCCGCCCATGCGGCCGGCGTCGGCGCCACCGTGACGCTGTCGCTCGGCGGCAAGTCCGGCATTCCCGGTGACGAGCCCTATCGCGAGACCTTCGTCGTCGAAAAACTCTCCGACGGCCGCTTCATCGCGGCGGGCCCCTATTATGGCGGCCGCGAGATGGAGATGGGCCCGTCGGCGTGCTTGCGCATCGGCGACGTCCGCGTTGTCGTCTCCTCCCACAAGGCGCAGCTCGCCGACCAGGCGATGTATCGCTACGTCGGCATCGAGCCGACCGAAGAGAAGATTCTCGTCAACAAGAGCTCGGTGCACTTCCGCGCCGATTTCGAGCCGATCGCGGAAAAGCTGATGATCTGCGCCGCGCCCGGCGCGATGCCGGCCGACACCGCTTCGCTGCCCTGGACGCGCCTGCGTCCGGGCATCCGCATCAAGCCGAACGGCCCCGTTTTCAATCCCCCTTCACGCTAA
- a CDS encoding ABC transporter permease, giving the protein MLGYLIRRVLAAVPVMGVVALFVFLLLRLTPGDPAAILAGDNATPERLERIRDSLGLNEPLIVQFITWVNKLLHGDLGTSLISNLPVIKMISQRVEPSISIALSTIVLAVIVAVPLGVIAAWKHGTWIDRFVMGLSVLGFSVPVFVVGYLLIQVFAIDLRWVPVQGFRSIFNGFGPFFERIILPTCALSFIYVALIARMTRAAMLDVLGEDYVRTARAKGINEVAVMMRHALRNAAVPVITVIGTGFALLISGVVVTESVFNIPGIGRLTVDAVLARDYPVIQAMILLTSLIYVVVNLLIDVAYTLLDPRIRY; this is encoded by the coding sequence ATGCTAGGTTATCTCATTCGCCGCGTTCTGGCGGCGGTCCCCGTGATGGGTGTCGTCGCGCTGTTCGTGTTTCTGCTGCTGCGGTTGACCCCGGGCGACCCCGCCGCAATTCTCGCCGGTGACAACGCGACACCTGAACGGCTGGAGCGCATCCGCGACTCCCTCGGCCTCAACGAGCCGTTGATCGTGCAGTTCATCACCTGGGTGAACAAGCTGCTGCACGGCGACCTCGGAACGTCGCTGATCTCCAACTTGCCGGTCATCAAGATGATCAGCCAGCGCGTCGAGCCGTCGATCTCGATCGCGCTCTCGACCATCGTCCTCGCGGTCATTGTCGCCGTCCCCCTGGGCGTGATCGCGGCATGGAAGCATGGCACCTGGATCGACCGCTTCGTGATGGGTCTCTCCGTGCTCGGCTTCTCGGTGCCCGTGTTCGTGGTCGGCTATCTCCTGATCCAGGTGTTCGCGATCGACCTGCGCTGGGTGCCGGTGCAGGGCTTCCGCAGCATCTTCAACGGCTTCGGACCCTTCTTCGAGCGCATCATCCTGCCGACCTGCGCGCTGTCCTTCATTTACGTCGCGTTGATCGCGCGCATGACGCGCGCGGCCATGCTCGACGTGCTCGGCGAGGATTACGTCCGAACGGCGCGCGCCAAGGGTATCAACGAGGTCGCAGTGATGATGCGACATGCGCTACGCAACGCAGCTGTGCCCGTGATCACCGTGATCGGCACCGGCTTTGCGCTGCTGATCTCCGGCGTCGTCGTCACCGAGAGCGTGTTCAATATCCCCGGCATCGGCCGCCTCACGGTGGACGCGGTGCTGGCGCGCGACTATCCGGTGATCCAGGCGATGATCCTGCTGACCTCGCTGATCTACGTCGTCGTCAATCTGCTGATCGACGTCGCCTACACGCTGCTCGATCCCCGGATCCGGTACTGA
- a CDS encoding ABC transporter ATP-binding protein, producing MTNPVLDINNLVVSVGKKPGGPKIIDGISIQVHKGETLCLVGESGSGKSVTSLTTMGLLPKGTLVPTGGSVKLVGEEILTATDRRLRQLRATQMAMIFQEPMTALNPVVPVGRQIDEVLRAHTNLDAKARKKRILDMMEQVRLPQVERIFASYPHRLSGGQRQRIMIAMALVLEPKLLIADEPTTALDVTTQKQILTLIRDLQRDHGTAVLFITHDMGVVAEIADRVAVMRQGRLVETGPLETVLRNPTMEYTRNLLSAVPSLVPRAPREDSREPVVLEANDLSKVYKERSFFGKGREVVAADKVTLTLRKGRTLGIVGESGSGKSTVARCIVRLIDPTSGGVRLAGREISDISRRLLQPHRKKIQIVFQDPYRSLNPRVTVGESIAEGPINYGTSHADAMKRARELLELVGLPADAVTRYPHQFSGGQRQRIAIARALALDPDVLVADEAVSALDVSVQAQVLELLDEIQNRLGIAILFITHDLRVAAQICDEVVVMQHGRVVEQGPAAEVLTHPKEDYTKALLEAAPGRGWDFANFRPVSEGMAATA from the coding sequence ATGACCAACCCAGTTCTCGACATCAACAACCTCGTCGTCTCCGTCGGCAAGAAACCGGGCGGGCCAAAGATCATCGACGGCATCTCGATCCAGGTGCACAAGGGCGAGACGCTGTGCCTCGTCGGCGAAAGCGGATCGGGCAAGTCGGTGACCTCGCTGACCACGATGGGCCTGCTGCCGAAAGGCACGCTGGTTCCGACCGGCGGCAGCGTCAAGCTGGTCGGTGAGGAGATTCTCACCGCGACCGACCGCCGCCTGCGGCAGCTGCGCGCGACGCAGATGGCGATGATCTTCCAGGAGCCGATGACCGCGCTCAATCCAGTGGTGCCGGTCGGCCGCCAGATCGACGAAGTCCTGCGCGCCCATACCAATCTCGACGCGAAGGCGCGCAAGAAGCGCATCCTGGACATGATGGAGCAGGTCCGCCTGCCCCAGGTCGAGCGCATCTTCGCCTCCTATCCGCACCGCCTCTCCGGCGGCCAGCGCCAGCGCATCATGATCGCGATGGCATTGGTGCTGGAGCCGAAGCTGCTGATCGCGGACGAGCCGACCACCGCGCTCGACGTCACCACGCAGAAGCAGATCCTGACCCTGATCCGCGACCTTCAGCGCGATCACGGCACGGCTGTGCTGTTCATCACCCACGACATGGGCGTCGTCGCCGAGATCGCCGACCGCGTCGCGGTGATGCGGCAGGGCCGGCTGGTGGAAACCGGTCCGCTCGAGACCGTGCTGCGCAACCCGACCATGGAATACACCCGCAACCTGCTGTCGGCGGTGCCGAGCCTGGTGCCGCGCGCCCCGCGCGAGGACAGCCGCGAGCCGGTGGTGCTGGAGGCCAACGACCTCAGCAAGGTCTACAAGGAACGCTCCTTCTTCGGCAAAGGCCGCGAAGTAGTCGCCGCCGACAAGGTCACGCTGACGCTGCGCAAGGGCCGCACGCTCGGCATCGTCGGCGAAAGCGGCTCGGGCAAGTCGACGGTGGCGCGCTGCATCGTCCGCCTGATCGACCCGACCTCCGGCGGCGTGCGCCTCGCCGGCCGCGAGATCTCCGACATCTCGCGTCGCCTGCTCCAGCCGCACCGCAAGAAGATCCAGATCGTCTTCCAGGATCCCTATCGCTCGCTCAACCCGCGCGTCACCGTCGGCGAGAGCATCGCCGAAGGCCCGATCAATTACGGCACCTCGCATGCCGATGCGATGAAGCGCGCCCGTGAGCTGCTCGAGCTGGTCGGCCTGCCCGCGGACGCCGTGACGCGCTATCCGCACCAGTTCTCCGGCGGCCAGCGCCAGCGCATCGCCATCGCGCGGGCGCTCGCGCTCGATCCGGACGTGCTGGTCGCCGACGAAGCAGTCTCCGCACTCGACGTCTCGGTGCAGGCGCAGGTGCTGGAACTGCTCGACGAAATCCAGAATCGGCTCGGCATTGCGATCCTGTTCATCACCCACGATCTGCGCGTCGCAGCCCAGATCTGCGACGAGGTCGTGGTGATGCAGCATGGCCGCGTCGTCGAACAGGGCCCCGCCGCCGAGGTGCTGACGCATCCGAAAGAGGACTATACAAAGGCCTTGCTGGAAGCTGCACCGGGCCGCGGCTGGGATTTCGCGAACTTCCGGCCGGTGTCGGAAGGTATGGCGGCGACGGCTTAG
- a CDS encoding ABC transporter permease — MSVDSLPQSSIPITAPLRPRFGFLTSTPIIAAATVCLVLIVLVSILAPLIAPHDPIQLAPSQRLKPSSAQFLLGTDAFGRDLLSRVIYGGRISLLIGIGSAILAIVIGLAIGLVSGFFKLVDSVLMRVMDGLMAMPSILLAIAVVSLSGASIWTVMVAITIPEIPRVARLVRSVVLSAREEPYVEAAISVGSSLPKIMWRHLMPNTIAPLIVQGSYVCASAILTEAILSFLGAGISPETPTWGNIMAEGRQYFQLKPTLIFWPGLLLSIAILSINLIGDAARDALDPRMKQREGK; from the coding sequence ATGTCGGTCGATAGCCTTCCCCAGTCTTCCATTCCGATCACGGCGCCGTTGCGGCCGCGCTTCGGATTCCTCACCTCGACGCCGATCATCGCGGCGGCCACGGTCTGCCTTGTGCTGATCGTACTGGTCTCGATCCTCGCGCCGCTGATCGCGCCGCATGATCCGATCCAGCTTGCGCCGTCGCAGCGGCTGAAGCCCTCCTCGGCGCAGTTCCTGCTCGGCACCGACGCCTTTGGCCGCGACCTGCTCTCACGTGTCATCTATGGCGGGCGCATCTCGCTGCTGATCGGCATCGGCTCGGCGATCCTGGCGATCGTCATCGGCCTTGCGATCGGCCTCGTCTCCGGCTTCTTCAAGCTGGTCGATTCCGTCCTGATGCGCGTCATGGACGGCCTGATGGCGATGCCGAGCATCCTGCTCGCGATCGCCGTGGTGTCGCTGTCCGGCGCCAGCATCTGGACCGTGATGGTTGCCATCACCATCCCGGAAATCCCGCGCGTGGCACGTCTGGTTCGCTCGGTCGTCTTGTCGGCGCGCGAGGAGCCCTATGTCGAAGCCGCGATATCGGTCGGCTCGTCGCTCCCGAAGATCATGTGGCGACATCTGATGCCGAACACGATCGCACCGCTGATCGTGCAGGGCAGCTACGTCTGTGCCTCGGCGATTCTCACCGAGGCTATCCTCTCCTTCCTCGGTGCCGGCATCTCGCCGGAGACGCCGACCTGGGGCAACATCATGGCCGAAGGCCGCCAGTATTTTCAGCTCAAGCCGACGCTGATCTTCTGGCCGGGCCTGCTGCTCTCGATCGCCATCCTCAGCATCAATCTGATTGGCGACGCCGCACGCGACGCCCTCGACCCCCGCATGAAGCAGCGGGAGGGGAAGTGA